A genomic window from Carassius gibelio isolate Cgi1373 ecotype wild population from Czech Republic chromosome A11, carGib1.2-hapl.c, whole genome shotgun sequence includes:
- the LOC128021938 gene encoding pyrroline-5-carboxylate reductase 1, mitochondrial-like: protein MSVGFIGAGQLAHALVKGFTAAGVIAANRITASSPDTDLQTVSGLRKMGVNFTTSNKEAAHKSDVLFLAVKPHIIPFVLDEIGPDIEDRHLIVSCAAGVTISSIEKKLLQYRAAPKVMRCMTNTPVVVREGATVYATGSHAEVEDGRLLEQLMASVGFCTEVEEDLIDAVTGLSGSGPAYAFTALDALADGGVKMGLPRRLAVRLGAQALLGAAKMLLDSEQHPGQLKDNVCSPGGATIHALHFLESGGFRSLLINAVEASCIRTRELQFLADQEKISPAAIKKTTLDKVLQQPGVSSTSVATKSRVNLFHHRNGIKK, encoded by the exons ATGAGTGTGGGCTTCATCGGAGCGGGTCAGCTGGCACACGCCCTGGTCAAGGGCTTCACAGCCGCGG GTGTGATCGCTGCCAACAGAATCACAGCGAGTTCACCGGACACAGATCTGCAGACAGTCTCCGGcctaagg AAAATGGGCGTCAATTTCACTACGAGCAACAAAGAGGCGGCGCACAAGAGTGACGTTCTGTTCCTGGCCGTCAAGCCACACATCATCCCGTTCGTTCTGGACGAGATCGGTCCCGATATCGAGGACCGTCATCTGATCGTGTCCTGCGCCGCTGGAGTCACCATCAGCTCCATCGAGAAG aagctGCTCCAGTACCGCGCGGCTCCTAAAGTGATGCGGTGTATGACGAACACGCCGGTGGTGGTGCGCGAGGGGGCCACGGTTTACGCCACAGGAAGTCACGCCGAGGTGGAGGACGGGAGGCTCCTGGAGCAGCTGATGGCCAGCGTGGGCTTCTGCACCGAGGTGGAGGAGGATCTGATCGACGCCGTGACGGGTCTCAGCGGCAGCGGACCTGCTTAC GCGTTCACGGCTCTAGATGCTCTGGCTGACGGGGGGGTGAAGATGGGGTTGCCACGGCGACTGGCGGTCAGACTGGGAGCACAGGCTTTACTG GGAGCAGCTAAGATGCTTCTGGACTCGGAGCAGCACCCGGGACAGCTGAAGGACAACGTCTGCTCACCAGGGGGCGCTACCATCCACGCCCTGCACTTCCTGGAGAGCGGAGGCTTCCGGAGTCTCCTCATCAACGCTGTGGAGGCGTCCTGCATCAGGACCAG AGAGCTGCAGTTTCTGGCCGATCAGGAGAAGATCTCGCCCGCCGCCATCAAGAAGACGACGCTGGATAAAGTTCTGCAGCAGCCGGGCGTCTCGTCCACATCAGTCGCCACCAAGAGCAGAGTCAACCTGTTCCACCACAGGAACGGCATcaagaagtga